The following proteins are co-located in the Cardiocondyla obscurior isolate alpha-2009 linkage group LG12, Cobs3.1, whole genome shotgun sequence genome:
- the LOC139107231 gene encoding uncharacterized protein isoform X2, whose protein sequence is MKGVHPGAILAIYACMFLVLGLEDPHCFHFTWPGPTVRNKEEFSCDDDDELLSNRITPCIEPLLFCHTKPNVTEIWSNVHDDKKEENTTYVERMEMGYVCVRYTYEYNGAVMNISYFRGKVTEDKTIPVTTGCYVHYTEGYSIEACACKTKDGDSIPCNLTIKNTYSPLIILVTAIISLFVYKIFETS, encoded by the exons atgaaaGGTGTTCATCCAGGTGCAATTCTAGCAATTTATGCGTGCATGTTTTTAG TTTTGGGTCTTGAAGACCCGCATTGCTTTCATTTCACGTGGCCTGGTCCAACAGttagaaataaagaagaattcagctgcgacgacgatgatgagtTATTAAGTAATCGGATTACCCCATGTATAGAACCCTTACTTTTTT GCCACACGAAGCCAAACGTAACTGAGATATGGAGCAATGTACACGATGATAAGAAAGAAGAGAACACTACATACGTTGAACGAATGGAAATGGGCTACGTTTGTGTAAGGTATACATATGAGTATAATGGCGcag TTATGAATATCAGTTATTTCCGTGGAAAAGTTACAGAAGACAAGACAATACCGGTTACAACGGGCTGTTATGTTCATTAC ACTGAAGGATATAGTATTGAAGCGTGTGCCTGTAAAACTAAAGACGGTGACTCTATACCCTGCAacttaacgataaaaaatacatattcgCCCCTAATTATCCTTGTGACTGCAATTATTTCGCTGTTCGTATATAAAATCTTCGAAACATCTTAA
- the LOC139107231 gene encoding uncharacterized protein isoform X1, whose product MKGVHPGAILAIYACMFLVVLGLEDPHCFHFTWPGPTVRNKEEFSCDDDDELLSNRITPCIEPLLFCHTKPNVTEIWSNVHDDKKEENTTYVERMEMGYVCVRYTYEYNGAVMNISYFRGKVTEDKTIPVTTGCYVHYTEGYSIEACACKTKDGDSIPCNLTIKNTYSPLIILVTAIISLFVYKIFETS is encoded by the exons atgaaaGGTGTTCATCCAGGTGCAATTCTAGCAATTTATGCGTGCATGTTTTTAG TAGTTTTGGGTCTTGAAGACCCGCATTGCTTTCATTTCACGTGGCCTGGTCCAACAGttagaaataaagaagaattcagctgcgacgacgatgatgagtTATTAAGTAATCGGATTACCCCATGTATAGAACCCTTACTTTTTT GCCACACGAAGCCAAACGTAACTGAGATATGGAGCAATGTACACGATGATAAGAAAGAAGAGAACACTACATACGTTGAACGAATGGAAATGGGCTACGTTTGTGTAAGGTATACATATGAGTATAATGGCGcag TTATGAATATCAGTTATTTCCGTGGAAAAGTTACAGAAGACAAGACAATACCGGTTACAACGGGCTGTTATGTTCATTAC ACTGAAGGATATAGTATTGAAGCGTGTGCCTGTAAAACTAAAGACGGTGACTCTATACCCTGCAacttaacgataaaaaatacatattcgCCCCTAATTATCCTTGTGACTGCAATTATTTCGCTGTTCGTATATAAAATCTTCGAAACATCTTAA